ACTATAGTGAATCCAGGTTGCTATTTACAGCTGATTTTTCTTGCTCATCAATTTCGGTTAGTTTTAGGCAATGGTTTAGAAATGGTTGTTAAAAGATACAGAGTTTCCATGGAGACCTATTGGGGATGTTTGGTGCATTCGTTTGGTGTTTTCCTTGTGCTTATCATATTAAAAAAAACGCTGCTTTATTTCTAACATCAAAGTACTCAGCCAATTAGCCATATGTTTTGATAAAGGTGAATATATTCTATCTTCTGCTTTACAGTTATTACAACAGGGTCAGCTTTAGATATAAAGCCCAATGATGAGAACGTTTTTGAAACTTAAGGCACCATCTTAAATGTCAGCCCACAAGAAATCTATATTCtgagattgtttttttttgtccacAATGTATCCAGTTACCATTTCAGGAATACTGAAGGGATGTTTGCCATCATATTTGAACCAGTACAAAGGTTTTAGTAATCCGTTGCAAAATTTAGTGACACGTAATGTTGGGGCGAATTGCAACATGCTCTGGCGCACAAGTTAGAGCATATTCAGAGCATATTCAGAGCATATTCAGAGCATATTCAGAGCAGATTCAGAGCATATTCAGAGCAGATTCAGAGATACTCAGAGCAGATTCAGAGCATTCTCAGAGCATATTCAGAGCATTCTCAGAACATATTCAGAGCATTCTCAGAGCATATTCAGAGCACACTCAGAGCAGATTCAGAGCATACTCAGAGCAGATTCAGAGCAGATTCAGAGCATACTCAGAGCATACTCAGAGCATACTCAGAGCATACTCAGACCAGATTCAGAGCATATTCAGACCAGATTCAGACCAGATTCAGAGCAGATTCAGAGCAGATTCAGAGGATACTCAGAGCATACTCAGAGCATACTCAGAGCAGATTCAGAGCATACTCAGAGCAGACTCAGAGCATACTCAGACCAGATTCAGAGCATACTCAGAGCATACTCAGAGCAGATTCAGAGCATACTCAGACCAGATTCAGAACATATTCAGACCAGATTCAGAGCATACTCAGACCAGATTCAGAGCATTCTCAGAGCATATTCAGAGCACACTCAGAGCATACTCAGAGCATACTCAGAGCATACTCAGACCAGATTCAGAGCATATTCAGACCAGATTCAGAGCAGATTCAGAGCAGATTCAGAGCAGATTCAGAGGATACTCAGAGCATACTCAGAGCATACTCAGAGCAGAGTCAGAGCATACTCAGAGCAGATTCAGAGCATATTCAGACCAGATTCAGACCAGATTCAGAGCAGATTCAGAGCATACTCAGACCAGATTCAGAGCATACTCAGAGCATATTCAGAGCATACTCAGAGCATACTCAGAGCAGATTCAGAGCATACTCAGACCAGATTCAGAACATATTCAGACCAGATTCAGAGCATACTCAGACCAGATTCAGAGCATACTCAGAGCATATTCAGAGCATATTCAGAGCATATTCAGACCAGATTCAGAGCAGATTCAGAGCATACTCAGAGCATACTCAGAGCAGATTCAGAGCATATTCAGACCAGATTCAGAGCATATTCAGAGCATACTCAGAGCATTCTCAGATTATTCTCAAAGCATATTCAGAGCATACTCAGAGCATACTCAGAGCATTCTCAAAGCATATTCAGAGCATACTCAGAGCATACTCAGAGCATTCTCAAAGCATATCCAGAGCATACTCAGAGCATACTCAGAGCATTCTCAAAGCATATCCAGAGCATACTCAGAGCAGATTCAGCTGAAAGACAGTACTCTGGCAACTTAGCGACAGAGCAAGTGAGCGAAAGGTACCATCACATCACATTTGAGTAAAAAAAATTGACTTCCTTGCTACTAGCTtttttttaccaattattttaaatctgtgtccgctTGTTACCAAACCAGTGGAAAgagtttatttttattcacttTATTGAAACCCCATATCATTTTTAGATCATATGATCTAGTAGAACTTTATAACTGAGTGTGCAGAACAATTAatttgttctgccagggccactcagctcctaacctcaccgTAGCCTTGgtgcaaaaatggacaaaagagctgaactcaagaagggAACAGAGAGTGATTGCTCTTGAAACCAAGGCAGCATTggtccgagtgtggcatcaagaagcctggaaaaactgaagtcaatggggatcggggaaaactccccactgattggaggccagtcatctcagttgAAGGAAATCGCTTCAGGAATTTCTTAGGGTAGtgccctagacccaaccatcttcagctgtttcatcagaaACCTTCCCTCTATAATAGAAttggaaatggggatgttcaatAATGTCAGCaacatcagatactgaagcagtccgtgtccatatgcagcaagaccttgacaacatttaagcttgggctgataagagataagtaacattcgtgccacagaagtgccaagcaatgaccatctccaacaagagagaatccaaccatctcccctaacattcaatggcattgacaTCGCTGAATCCAAcattctcaacatcctgggggttgccattgatcagaaactgaactggactagccatataaatactgtggctacaagagcaggtcagaggctgggaattggcATAAACCcaacccctgactccccaaagcttgtccgccatctacaaggcacaagtcaggagtgtgatgcctggatgagtgcagctccagcacactcaagaagcttaacaccaactagacaaagcagcctgtttgatttgcaccccattcaccaatgtaaatattcactccctccactaccaacgcagagcagcagcagtgtgtatcaactacaaaatgcactgcagcaattcaccaaggctcattcgacagcaccttccaaatccgcaacctctactatctagaagaacaaggacagcagacacatgggaaccccaccacctggaagttcctctccaaaccactcaccatcctgacttggaaatatatcggctgttccttcactgtcgctgggtcaaaatcctggaactccctccctaacagcacggtgggtgtacccacaccacatggactgcagcagttcaagaaggcagctcaccgccaccttctcaagggcaattagggatgggcaacaaatgctggcctagccagcgatgcccaaatcctataaaaggataaaataaaaattcttggaaattatgggcaggatttttgggtggtTGGGCGGGTGCAGCGGGGAAACGGCCCACCACCCACGATCGgaccccaactgcaatttcacactggctggccaattaatggccaaccgGCGTGAGAGACGCActgagcgctgccggggtggagaCGGGAGGAGGGCAGGTGCAAATATCTGCACATGTGCGGGACagcgcacactgaaagctccctgccttcagggagctggagaattttgaaattg
The nucleotide sequence above comes from Carcharodon carcharias isolate sCarCar2 chromosome 19, sCarCar2.pri, whole genome shotgun sequence. Encoded proteins:
- the LOC121291160 gene encoding apolipoprotein A-IV-like, which produces MLGRIATCSGAQVRAYSEHIQSIFRAYSEQIQSIFRADSEILRADSEHSQSIFRAFSEHIQSILRAYSEHTQSRFRAYSEQIQSRFRAYSEHTQSILRAYSDQIQSIFRPDSDQIQSRFRADSEDTQSILRAYSEQIQSILRADSEHTQTRFRAYSEHTQSRFRAYSDQIQNIFRPDSEHTQTRFRAFSEHIQSTLRAYSEHTQSILRPDSEHIQTRFRADSEQIQSRFRGYSEHTQSILRAESEHTQSRFRAYSDQIQTRFRADSEHTQTRFRAYSEHIQSILRAYSEQIQSILRPDSEHIQTRFRAYSDQIQSILRAYSEHIQSIFRPDSEQIQSILRAYSEQIQSIFRPDSEHIQSILRAFSDYSQSIFRAYSEHTQSILKAYSEHTQSILRAFSKHIQSILRAYSEHSQSISRAYSEQIQLKDSTLAT